From one Alosa alosa isolate M-15738 ecotype Scorff River chromosome 5, AALO_Geno_1.1, whole genome shotgun sequence genomic stretch:
- the f2rl2 gene encoding proteinase-activated receptor 3, with protein sequence MKKSLLVLLITLVLPTLSIQDKDKRQKHGKTGSGCPLNPRTYNGWRTSTGSSLDNCTSNFSQPPDELELSSQHAKEYLKGILSTRLLPAAYVLIMAVGIPSNIFVLACLSGRSRTCSGAVLHLSLTTSDLLLLTVLAFRVHYHLHGNDWVFGEAACRLVTACFYGNIYCSVQALMCMSVMRYLAVARPFLYKGLPKRFCAALATVIVWLACGAAMVPELLVHHTYQLRGLDITTCHDVLPYSEEPYTFLMPYRLGMIVTGLLVPAVVIAFAYGSIVRHLGRSSCDWSLYVRASTLVFVIFVLCFTPSVVIHVLHYIKLYTAQQDHFYDYYGMAVCLCCFHSCLDPFLSYILSRTTTSKLHVVTIRKKPRGMSVFI encoded by the exons ATGAAGAAATCACTCCTGGTGTTACTGATCACACTTGTGCTACCGACGCTCTCGATTCAAGACAAAG ACAAGCGGCAGAAACATGGCAAAACTGGCTCCGGCTGCCCTCTCAACCCGAGAACCTACAACGGGTGGAGAACCTCCACGGGCTCCAGCTTGGACAACTGCACCAGCAACTTCAGCCAGCCTCCAGATGAGCTGGAGCTCAGCTCCCAGCATGCCAAGGAGTACCTGAAGGGCATCCTGAGCACCAGACTACTGCCCGCGGCCTACGTGCTCATTATGGCCGTGGGCATCCCCTCCAACATCTTCGTCCTCGCATGCTTGAGCGGGCGCTCGCGGACCTGCTCGGGCGCCGTGCTCCACCTCAGCCTGACCACCTCCGATCTCCTCCTGCTCACGGTGCTGGCCTTCCGCGTGCACTACCACCTCCACGGCAACGACTGGGTGTTTGGCGAAGCTGCCTGCCGCCTGGTCACCGCGTGTTTCTATGGCAACATCTACTGCTCGGTGCAGGCGCTCATGTGCATGAGTGTCATGCGCTACCTGGCCGTGGCGCGGCCCTTCCTCTACAAGGGCCTGCCTAAGCGTTTCTGCGCCGCGTTGGCCACGGTCATTGTTTGGCTGGCGTGCGGTGCTGCGATGGTCCCTGAGCTGCTTGTGCATCACACCTACCAACTGCGCGGACTGGACATCACCACCTGCCACGATGTGCTGCCCTACTCTGAGGAGCCCTACACCTTCCTCATGCCATATCGCCTGGGCATGATCGTCACCGGACTGTTGGTGCCAGCAGTGGTCATCGCCTTTGCGTACGGCTCCATCGTGCGCCACCTAGGCCGTTCCAGCTGCGACTGGTCACTCTACGTCAGGGCCAGCACCCTCGTCTTCGTCATCTTCGTCCTCTGCTTCACGCCCAGCGTGGTCATCCACGTCCTGCACTACATCAAGCTGTACACGGCCCAGCAGGACCACTTCTACGACTACTACGGCATGGCTGTGTGCCTGTGCTGTTTCCACAGCTGCCTGGACCCTTTCCTCTCCTACATCCTGTCCAGGACCACCACCTCCAAGCTGCACGTTGTCACCATCAGAAAGAAGCCCAGAGGGATGTCTGTGTTTATCTGA